The following are from one region of the Synechococcus sp. CBW1108 genome:
- a CDS encoding RAD52 family DNA repair protein — MTTAVFSPEQVAALSAPLDRSKVKQREQGRAKVSYLEGWQAIAEANRIFGFDGWQRETIAVECVNQSERSIGRDGRSGWGVTYTARVRITVGAGECSPLIREGSGAGHGIDIDLGQAHESAIKEAETDAMKRALMTFGNPFGLALYDRLQRGVTSSAGGEERGRPEQRDPAPVVTRATQHGSQQPSPPQRGPAVQPPEAEQVDPALAPLDTATIHQLHSTIRSLPRPALEGFTKAFRKRFQVPSDAPSIADRICQQCHHDWIEAFLVQHQPSRVQLVPVEAA; from the coding sequence ATGACCACCGCCGTCTTCTCACCTGAGCAGGTCGCCGCTCTCTCGGCTCCGCTCGATCGCTCCAAGGTCAAGCAGCGCGAGCAGGGTCGCGCCAAGGTCAGCTACCTGGAGGGCTGGCAAGCCATCGCCGAAGCCAATCGCATCTTTGGCTTTGACGGCTGGCAGCGCGAAACCATCGCCGTGGAGTGCGTCAACCAGAGCGAGCGCTCCATTGGCCGTGATGGTCGCTCGGGCTGGGGCGTCACCTACACCGCACGAGTCCGCATCACGGTGGGTGCTGGCGAATGCAGCCCCCTGATCCGTGAGGGCAGCGGGGCCGGCCACGGCATCGACATCGACCTGGGCCAGGCCCACGAATCGGCCATCAAGGAAGCCGAGACCGATGCCATGAAGCGGGCCCTGATGACCTTCGGGAACCCATTTGGCCTGGCCCTGTATGACCGTCTTCAGCGCGGCGTGACCTCATCGGCCGGTGGAGAGGAACGGGGCCGCCCCGAGCAACGGGATCCTGCTCCTGTCGTCACCCGAGCCACGCAGCATGGATCTCAACAGCCCAGCCCGCCCCAGCGGGGTCCGGCAGTGCAGCCCCCTGAAGCGGAGCAGGTTGATCCTGCCCTGGCACCGCTGGATACCGCCACGATCCACCAGCTCCACAGCACCATCCGCTCTCTGCCTCGGCCTGCCCTGGAGGGCTTCACCAAGGCGTTCCGCAAGCGCTTCCAGGTGCCGTCCGATGCCCCCTCGATTGCTGATCGGATCTGCCAGCAGTGTCATCACGACTGGATCGAAGCCTTCCTGGTGCAGCACCAGCCCAGCAGAGTTCAGCTGGTTCCTGTTGAGGCGGCCTGA
- a CDS encoding siphovirus Gp157 family protein: MAVLTTIPTAAATASAPEASGPACSLQRSGSLWQLGIEAQELTSAIGQLAEQLEADDPGHRASALAELEAALLAEEGNKAALAAKADATCWVIEHLRGQAAYRQQQAKRLSDLARSDAGRADSLEESLVFVLTQLQPAATRFSFPNHELSSRKSSAVVIDDEEALDSEWLMVTTTSKPDRAAIKEALKAGRQISGAQLLSRRSWRIH; this comes from the coding sequence ATGGCCGTTCTCACCACCATCCCCACCGCTGCCGCCACTGCTTCGGCCCCGGAAGCCTCAGGTCCTGCCTGTTCCCTGCAGCGGTCCGGTTCCCTATGGCAGCTGGGCATCGAGGCCCAGGAGCTCACCAGTGCCATCGGCCAGCTGGCTGAGCAGTTGGAGGCGGATGATCCAGGGCACCGCGCTTCAGCCCTCGCCGAGCTGGAGGCGGCACTCCTTGCAGAGGAGGGCAACAAAGCAGCCCTGGCGGCCAAGGCCGATGCCACCTGCTGGGTGATCGAGCACCTGCGCGGCCAGGCCGCCTACCGCCAGCAGCAGGCCAAGCGCCTCAGCGATCTGGCCCGCTCCGATGCCGGCCGCGCCGATTCCCTGGAGGAGTCGCTGGTCTTCGTCCTCACCCAGCTGCAACCAGCAGCCACCCGCTTCTCGTTCCCCAATCACGAGCTCAGCAGCCGCAAGTCCTCGGCCGTCGTGATCGACGACGAAGAGGCCCTCGATTCCGAGTGGCTCATGGTCACGACCACCAGCAAGCCGGATCGAGCCGCCATCAAAGAGGCCCTCAAGGCTGGTCGCCAGATCAGCGGCGCTCAGCTCCTTTCCCGCCGTTCCTGGCGCATCCACTGA
- a CDS encoding Fic family protein — protein sequence MSTRLPRRPPPMEGLLAQGGGLQEAMPVLAQLAAATQGDRYLHWDELRHRPPPQGLSHEQWWLAEKLARRGTSIALPLLSSDGGPFWLCQPPMLLKGLHEIDMKAGASVMAPEAVTTPSTRDRYLLSSLMEEAITSSQMEGAATTRDVAKAMIRSRRAPRDRSEQMILNNYRTMQRIRELKDQPLTPQLVLDLHRLVSQDTLDDPADAGRLRPPGKEVVVDDAYGTVFHVPPPAGELEQRLELLCRFANGETPAVFLHPVVRAITLHFWLAYDHPFCDGNGRTARALFYWAMLHQGYWLFEFISISSVINKARGQYERSFLLSESDDNDLTYFLLTQVKVIQQAITNLHAYLERKAGEVGALQRRLEGMEGLNHRQLALLRHALRHAGFRYTVLSHQSSHGVSNQTARSDLQKLAGRGLLVPGKDGKREIFRVPADLATRLPG from the coding sequence TTGTCCACCCGTCTGCCCCGCAGGCCTCCGCCGATGGAGGGATTGCTCGCCCAGGGCGGCGGGCTGCAGGAGGCCATGCCCGTGCTCGCGCAACTGGCCGCGGCTACGCAAGGGGATCGCTATCTCCACTGGGATGAGCTGCGTCATCGCCCGCCGCCGCAAGGGCTCAGTCATGAGCAGTGGTGGCTCGCCGAGAAGCTTGCTCGCCGGGGCACAAGCATTGCGTTGCCTCTGCTGAGCAGCGATGGCGGCCCCTTCTGGCTCTGCCAACCGCCGATGCTGCTCAAGGGCCTCCATGAGATCGACATGAAGGCCGGCGCCAGCGTGATGGCCCCGGAAGCCGTCACCACTCCCTCCACCCGCGATCGCTACCTGCTGAGCTCGCTGATGGAGGAGGCGATCACCTCCTCCCAGATGGAGGGTGCGGCGACGACGCGGGATGTGGCCAAGGCCATGATCCGCAGCCGCCGTGCGCCCCGGGATCGCTCCGAGCAGATGATCCTCAACAACTACCGGACAATGCAGCGCATCCGGGAGCTCAAGGATCAGCCATTGACCCCGCAGCTGGTGCTGGATCTCCACCGGCTGGTGAGCCAGGACACGCTGGATGATCCGGCTGATGCCGGCCGGCTGCGCCCTCCTGGCAAGGAGGTGGTGGTGGATGACGCCTACGGAACGGTGTTCCACGTGCCTCCACCAGCCGGAGAGCTGGAGCAGCGCCTGGAGCTGCTGTGCAGGTTTGCCAACGGTGAGACCCCGGCGGTGTTCCTCCACCCTGTGGTGCGAGCCATCACCCTGCACTTCTGGTTGGCCTACGACCACCCCTTCTGCGATGGCAACGGCCGCACGGCCCGGGCGCTCTTCTACTGGGCGATGCTCCATCAGGGCTACTGGCTGTTCGAGTTCATCTCGATCTCCTCGGTGATCAACAAAGCCCGGGGCCAGTACGAGCGCTCGTTCCTGCTCAGTGAGAGCGACGACAACGACCTCACCTACTTCCTGCTGACCCAGGTGAAGGTGATCCAGCAGGCCATCACCAACCTGCACGCCTATCTGGAGCGCAAAGCCGGCGAGGTGGGCGCCCTGCAGCGGCGACTGGAGGGCATGGAGGGGCTCAACCACCGCCAGCTGGCCCTGCTGCGCCATGCCCTGCGGCACGCAGGCTTCCGCTACACGGTGCTCTCCCACCAGAGCAGTCATGGCGTGAGCAACCAGACGGCCCGCAGTGATCTGCAGAAGCTGGCGGGCCGTGGTCTGCTGGTTCCGGGGAAGGATGGCAAGCGGGAGATCTTCCGCGTGCCGGCTGATCTGGCGACGCGGCTACCGGGCTGA
- a CDS encoding Fic family protein, with protein sequence MQRDGTGRYEITSTAGESVRAFAPTPLPPEPPVLLEGALQTLHERALLACGRLDGVSSLLPDPELFLYAYVRREALLSSQIEGTQSSLSDLLLFELEEAPGVPFNDVVEVSSYVAGMEHGLTRLREGFPLSSRLLREIHARLLARGRGADRLPGEFRRSQNWIGGTRPGNASFVPPPPGLVETCMGQLEHFIHGTPDGAHALPVLVRAALAHVQFETIHPFLDGNGRLGRLLILLMLIDAGVLQQPLLYLSLFFKQHRSRYYELLNGVRLNGDWEAWIDFFLEGVESTATAAVTTAHRLLALFRTDEAKLGGLGRSGPSVRRVFAALCRRPLNSIGQLSAACDLSFPTAAKALEALVKLGIAREITGGQRNRLFAYDAYLAILSEGAEPL encoded by the coding sequence ATGCAGCGGGACGGCACGGGCCGCTACGAGATCACCAGCACCGCTGGCGAGTCCGTTCGCGCCTTTGCCCCGACCCCGTTGCCGCCAGAGCCGCCTGTGCTGCTTGAGGGTGCTCTCCAGACGCTGCATGAACGGGCGCTGCTGGCCTGCGGCCGTCTGGATGGCGTCTCCTCCTTGCTGCCCGATCCCGAACTATTCCTCTACGCCTACGTGCGGCGGGAGGCCCTGCTGTCCTCCCAGATCGAGGGGACCCAGTCGTCCCTCTCCGACCTGCTGCTGTTTGAGCTGGAGGAAGCCCCAGGCGTTCCCTTCAACGATGTGGTCGAAGTCTCCAGCTATGTGGCGGGAATGGAGCACGGCCTCACGCGGCTGCGGGAGGGCTTCCCGCTCTCCTCCCGTCTGCTGCGCGAAATCCACGCCCGGCTGCTGGCAAGGGGCCGCGGAGCCGACCGGCTGCCCGGGGAGTTCCGCCGCAGTCAGAACTGGATCGGCGGCACCCGACCTGGCAACGCCAGCTTCGTGCCGCCACCCCCGGGACTGGTGGAGACGTGCATGGGCCAGCTGGAGCACTTCATCCATGGCACGCCTGACGGGGCCCATGCCCTGCCGGTGCTGGTGCGAGCTGCCCTGGCCCATGTGCAGTTCGAAACCATCCACCCGTTTCTGGACGGCAACGGCCGCTTGGGCCGGCTCCTGATCCTGTTGATGCTGATCGATGCCGGGGTTCTGCAGCAGCCTTTGCTCTACCTGAGCTTGTTCTTCAAGCAACACCGCAGCCGCTACTACGAACTGCTCAATGGCGTCCGCCTGAATGGCGACTGGGAGGCCTGGATTGATTTCTTCCTGGAAGGGGTGGAGAGCACGGCGACAGCCGCAGTCACCACCGCTCACCGGCTGCTGGCGTTGTTCCGCACCGACGAGGCCAAGCTGGGCGGGCTGGGTCGCTCCGGCCCCAGTGTGCGTCGGGTGTTTGCGGCCCTCTGCCGGCGGCCACTGAACAGCATCGGTCAGCTCAGCGCCGCCTGTGACCTGAGCTTTCCGACCGCTGCAAAAGCTCTGGAGGCCCTCGTGAAACTCGGCATTGCGCGGGAGATCACTGGCGGCCAGCGCAATCGCCTCTTTGCCTACGACGCCTATCTGGCCATCCTCAGCGAAGGCGCCGAACCGCTCTGA
- a CDS encoding cytochrome b/b6 domain-containing protein, translating into MGRPYQPSLLRLLHGATAVLVPLAWLSGLLVYSNLDGRWGRLPWRIGGDWIDLHGSTGVLLWPVTLLFGVYALSVGRRRLQQPANALALLALALAVGSGKLMQEDWLRQGVLDHWVYGVHLVAWLAIALCVAVHVGAVLQRGGLPLARSMASWRMQANDQPRHWIGQVRRAMGQRR; encoded by the coding sequence ATGGGCCGCCCCTACCAACCTTCCCTGCTAAGGCTGCTGCACGGGGCCACCGCTGTTTTGGTGCCCCTGGCCTGGCTGAGTGGGCTGCTGGTGTACTCGAACCTCGATGGCCGCTGGGGTCGCCTGCCCTGGCGGATCGGCGGAGACTGGATCGACCTCCACGGCAGCACTGGGGTCCTGCTCTGGCCGGTGACCCTGCTGTTTGGCGTCTATGCCCTCAGCGTTGGCCGGCGGCGCCTGCAGCAGCCGGCCAACGCCCTGGCCCTGCTGGCCCTGGCCCTGGCGGTGGGCAGCGGCAAGTTGATGCAGGAAGACTGGCTGCGCCAGGGCGTGCTCGATCACTGGGTGTACGGCGTCCATCTGGTGGCCTGGCTGGCCATTGCCCTCTGCGTTGCAGTGCATGTGGGGGCGGTGCTTCAGCGGGGCGGCCTTCCCCTGGCCCGCTCGATGGCCAGCTGGCGCATGCAGGCCAACGATCAGCCGCGCCATTGGATCGGCCAGGTCCGTCGGGCCATGGGCCAACGGCGCTGA
- a CDS encoding glycogen/starch/alpha-glucan phosphorylase, with amino-acid sequence MSDLQPSNLRLPTPGCYAEPDRSGLTADDVFDGLTSHLFYTLGKLAPTASRHDLYMALSYAVRDRLMTRYLAGIEAISATPTRVVAYLSAEFLIGPQLGNNLLMLGIQEEAAEALRRFGINDINEILDVEEEPGLGNGGLGRLAACFLESLASLEIPATGYGIRYEFGIFDQLIRDGWQVEITDKWLKSGWPWELPHPDQACFVGFGGRTESYRDDDGTYRVRWIPSEHAIGIPHDVPVLGYRVNTCDRLRLWRADAAESFDFYAFNIGDYYGAVEEKVGSETLSKVLYPNDGTDEGRRLRLKQQHFFVSCSLQDMIRNLDARGLPITDFPDHWSVQLNDTHPAIAVAELMRLLIDDKHLEWEEAWSITSRALSYTNHTLLPEALEKWGLELFGSLLPRHLELIYEINRRFLQQVRLKYPGNEQILSKVSIIDEEGGKAVRMANLATVASHHVNGVAALHSELVKTELFPEFAALWPEKFTNVTNGVTPRRWVALANPQLSALLNESIGEGWINRLDELRKLEQFVDDTGFLERWEATKLAVKCKLSHYIHSHTGVLVDPASLFDVQVKRIHEYKRQHLNALQVVAQYLRIKNGQAEGMAPRTVIFGGKAAPGYYMAKLIIRFINGIAETINADPDMDGRLRVIFLADYNVKLGERVYPASDLSEQISTAGKEASGTGNMKFAMNGALTIGTLDGANVEIREQVGAENFFLFGKTAAEISDLSRCGYRPWELIGAMPELAEILRLVEQGHFSNGDGDLFRPLLQNLTGRDPFFVLADFNDYLRAQAEVDRTWANRGLWNRMSLLNSARSGFFSSDRSIEEYAERIWKAESFPVTITCETD; translated from the coding sequence ATGAGCGATCTCCAACCCAGCAACCTGCGCCTGCCGACGCCTGGCTGCTACGCCGAACCCGACCGCAGTGGCCTGACCGCAGACGACGTCTTCGACGGCCTGACCAGCCACCTCTTCTACACACTCGGAAAGCTGGCCCCCACCGCCAGCCGCCACGACCTCTACATGGCGCTGAGCTACGCCGTGCGCGACCGGCTGATGACCCGCTACCTGGCGGGGATTGAAGCGATCAGCGCCACCCCTACCCGGGTAGTCGCCTACCTCTCGGCCGAATTCCTGATCGGCCCCCAACTGGGCAACAACCTGCTGATGCTCGGCATCCAGGAGGAAGCGGCCGAGGCCCTGCGTCGCTTTGGCATCAACGACATCAACGAGATCCTCGACGTCGAGGAGGAGCCGGGCCTGGGCAACGGCGGCCTGGGCCGGCTGGCGGCCTGCTTCCTCGAATCCCTGGCCTCCCTTGAGATCCCGGCCACTGGCTACGGCATCCGCTACGAATTTGGGATCTTCGACCAGCTGATCCGGGACGGCTGGCAGGTGGAGATCACCGACAAATGGCTCAAGAGCGGCTGGCCCTGGGAGCTGCCCCACCCCGACCAGGCCTGCTTTGTGGGCTTCGGCGGCCGCACCGAGAGCTACCGCGACGACGACGGCACCTACCGGGTGCGCTGGATTCCAAGCGAGCACGCCATCGGCATCCCCCACGATGTGCCGGTGCTGGGCTACCGGGTGAACACCTGCGACCGCCTGCGTCTGTGGCGGGCCGACGCCGCCGAATCCTTCGACTTCTACGCCTTCAACATCGGCGACTACTACGGCGCTGTCGAAGAGAAGGTGGGCAGCGAGACCCTATCCAAGGTGCTCTATCCCAATGACGGCACCGACGAGGGCCGCCGCCTGCGCCTCAAGCAGCAGCACTTCTTCGTGAGTTGCTCGCTCCAGGACATGATCCGCAACCTGGATGCCCGCGGTCTCCCCATCACCGACTTCCCCGACCACTGGTCGGTGCAGCTCAACGACACCCACCCGGCAATCGCGGTGGCCGAGCTGATGCGCCTGCTGATCGACGACAAACACCTCGAGTGGGAGGAGGCCTGGAGCATCACCAGCCGCGCCCTCTCCTACACCAACCACACCCTGCTACCTGAAGCCCTGGAGAAGTGGGGTCTCGAGCTGTTCGGCTCCCTGCTGCCCCGCCATCTGGAGTTGATCTACGAGATCAACCGCCGCTTCCTACAGCAGGTGCGCCTGAAATACCCAGGCAATGAGCAGATACTGAGCAAGGTTTCGATTATCGACGAGGAGGGTGGCAAGGCGGTGCGCATGGCCAACCTGGCAACCGTGGCCTCCCACCACGTCAACGGTGTGGCGGCCCTGCACAGCGAATTGGTCAAAACCGAGCTGTTTCCTGAATTCGCGGCCCTATGGCCCGAGAAGTTCACCAACGTCACCAATGGGGTCACACCGAGGCGCTGGGTGGCCCTGGCCAATCCCCAGCTCTCAGCCCTGTTGAACGAGTCGATCGGAGAGGGCTGGATCAACCGGCTCGACGAGCTGCGCAAGCTGGAGCAGTTCGTCGACGACACCGGCTTCCTGGAACGCTGGGAGGCCACCAAGCTGGCGGTGAAGTGCAAGCTGAGCCACTACATCCACAGCCACACCGGCGTGCTGGTGGATCCGGCTTCGCTCTTTGATGTGCAGGTCAAGCGCATCCACGAGTACAAGCGCCAGCACCTCAATGCCCTGCAGGTGGTGGCCCAGTACCTGCGTATCAAGAACGGCCAAGCCGAGGGGATGGCCCCGCGCACGGTGATCTTCGGCGGCAAGGCGGCGCCGGGCTACTACATGGCCAAACTGATTATTCGTTTCATCAACGGCATCGCCGAAACAATCAATGCCGACCCCGACATGGACGGGCGCCTGCGGGTGATCTTCCTGGCCGACTACAACGTCAAGCTGGGCGAGCGGGTCTACCCGGCCTCCGATCTCTCCGAACAGATCTCCACCGCCGGCAAGGAGGCCTCCGGCACGGGCAATATGAAATTTGCCATGAATGGGGCCCTCACCATCGGCACCCTGGACGGTGCCAACGTGGAGATCCGCGAGCAGGTGGGGGCTGAAAACTTCTTCCTGTTCGGCAAAACCGCCGCAGAAATCTCCGACCTCTCCCGGTGCGGCTACCGCCCCTGGGAGCTGATCGGCGCCATGCCCGAGCTCGCCGAGATCCTGCGGCTGGTGGAGCAGGGCCACTTCAGCAATGGCGATGGCGATCTGTTCAGACCGCTGCTGCAGAACCTCACCGGCCGGGATCCCTTCTTTGTGCTTGCGGATTTCAACGACTACCTGCGCGCGCAGGCCGAAGTGGATCGCACCTGGGCAAATCGGGGCCTCTGGAACCGCATGTCCCTGCTCAATTCCGCCCGCAGCGGCTTCTTCTCCTCCGATCGCTCAATCGAGGAATACGCCGAACGCATCTGGAAAGCTGAGAGCTTCCCAGTAACGATCACCTGCGAAACGGATTAA